In bacterium, a single genomic region encodes these proteins:
- a CDS encoding cation diffusion facilitator family transporter — translation MTVTSAHAYHRHGAVQPVRPSAALLGALGVIFALMIVEAVGGWWTGSLALLADAGHLLVDVGSLGLGVLAAWFASRPATAEMSYGYRRAEILAAVTNVVALWAIALAIGHEAVARLGTPHPVAAPGMLGVAVLGLAGNLAASALLVRSHGENLNVRTALAHVLADAAAAVGTIAAGLVILVTRWTAADPIVSLGIAVLLVVGSWPLLHEAVRILMEGTPHGISLLEVHQAIAAAPGVCEVHDLHIWSLTSGIGAVSAHVRVDDGVDTQEILTRLGMMLRDRFGLSHVTLQVETSEFLDPWHPRCAPGSDPHGAD, via the coding sequence ATGACCGTGACCAGCGCGCACGCGTACCATCGTCACGGCGCGGTTCAGCCCGTGCGGCCAAGCGCCGCGCTGTTGGGCGCGCTCGGCGTGATCTTCGCGCTGATGATCGTGGAAGCCGTGGGCGGGTGGTGGACCGGCAGCCTCGCGCTGCTCGCGGACGCGGGGCATCTGCTCGTCGACGTGGGCAGCCTCGGCCTCGGCGTGCTGGCGGCGTGGTTCGCGAGCCGCCCGGCGACCGCGGAGATGTCGTACGGGTACCGGCGCGCCGAGATTCTGGCCGCGGTGACGAACGTCGTCGCGCTCTGGGCGATCGCGCTGGCGATCGGGCACGAAGCCGTCGCGCGTCTGGGCACGCCGCACCCCGTGGCGGCGCCGGGGATGCTCGGGGTGGCCGTGCTCGGGCTCGCGGGCAACTTGGCGGCGAGCGCGCTGCTCGTGCGGTCGCACGGTGAGAACCTGAACGTGCGCACGGCGCTCGCCCACGTGCTGGCGGATGCCGCGGCGGCCGTCGGCACGATCGCCGCGGGCCTGGTCATTCTCGTCACGCGCTGGACAGCGGCGGACCCGATCGTCAGCCTCGGCATCGCGGTACTGCTGGTCGTTGGGTCCTGGCCGCTGCTTCACGAAGCGGTGCGGATCCTCATGGAAGGGACTCCGCACGGCATCTCCCTCCTCGAGGTCCACCAGGCGATCGCCGCCGCGCCCGGAGTGTGCGAGGTGCACGACCTGCACATCTGGTCGCTCACGAGCGGCATCGGGGCGGTGAGCGCCCACGTACGCGTGGACGACGGCGTCGACACCCAGGAGATCCTCACGAGGCTCGGCATGATGCTGCGGGACCGGTTCGGGCTGTCGCACGTGACGCTCCAGGTCG